One window from the genome of Nitrosopumilus sp. encodes:
- a CDS encoding TldD/PmbA family protein — MDARLQDYADKIVRYAQTQGVQYCDVRAEQQEQKSVFLEDNQTEFIRNYEDRGLGIRIIKDKAWGFCSITNPQSFEQIKEILDNSIKNSNTQKQKENEIKLFPNTSQKKQINYPVLKKPSIDNIIEIGLECSSIISETPKIIKSIIHPRYSINSKYFVNSEGSEILQNFTDVVIDMVATAHDDGITQSVNITEGGRGGLEQIQKNNKSYDSAREISVKASQLTKAKPIKEEKATVVMNPDFVSLLTHEILGHPSEADRVLGKEMAWAGGAWWKNKLGEKIGSENLNVFDDPTIEESLGWYQFDDEGIETRKTTLVENGILKNHMQNRETAYEFDSPPTGNMRATNYRFIPLIRMACTCIANGNLKVEEIIKETKNGYLISNMKIPSIDMKRYNWSISCQYAQKIENGEITDLLKDVIVMGIAPGFFKSIDACGNDFTVRPITNCGKGDPMQSMIMGNGGPTIRGVATVKSVN, encoded by the coding sequence ATGGATGCCAGATTACAAGATTACGCAGACAAGATTGTGAGATATGCTCAGACACAAGGTGTTCAATATTGCGATGTAAGGGCAGAGCAACAAGAACAAAAATCAGTATTTTTAGAAGATAATCAAACAGAATTCATTAGAAATTATGAGGATAGAGGATTAGGCATAAGAATTATCAAAGATAAAGCATGGGGTTTTTGTTCAATTACAAATCCTCAATCATTTGAACAAATTAAAGAAATTTTAGATAATTCAATTAAAAACTCAAATACTCAAAAACAAAAAGAAAATGAAATTAAATTATTTCCAAATACATCTCAAAAAAAACAAATCAATTATCCAGTTTTAAAAAAACCAAGTATAGATAACATAATAGAAATAGGATTAGAATGTAGTAGTATAATTTCAGAGACACCAAAAATAATTAAGTCAATTATACATCCACGATATTCAATTAATTCAAAATATTTTGTAAATTCAGAAGGTTCAGAAATTCTACAAAATTTTACAGATGTTGTCATAGATATGGTTGCAACTGCTCACGATGATGGAATTACTCAATCAGTCAACATTACAGAGGGAGGGAGAGGAGGATTAGAGCAAATTCAAAAAAACAACAAAAGTTATGATAGTGCCAGAGAAATTTCAGTAAAAGCATCACAGTTAACAAAAGCTAAACCAATAAAAGAAGAAAAAGCAACAGTGGTGATGAATCCAGATTTTGTCTCATTACTTACACATGAAATACTTGGACATCCATCAGAAGCTGATAGAGTATTAGGAAAAGAAATGGCATGGGCAGGAGGAGCATGGTGGAAAAACAAACTAGGAGAGAAGATAGGTTCTGAAAATCTCAATGTGTTTGATGATCCAACCATAGAAGAAAGTTTAGGATGGTATCAATTTGATGATGAAGGGATCGAAACTAGAAAAACAACTCTTGTTGAAAATGGAATATTAAAAAATCATATGCAAAACAGAGAAACAGCTTATGAATTTGATTCTCCACCAACAGGAAACATGAGAGCTACAAATTATCGATTCATTCCACTAATTCGAATGGCATGTACATGTATTGCAAATGGAAATTTAAAAGTAGAAGAAATTATCAAAGAGACTAAAAATGGATATTTAATTTCAAACATGAAAATTCCCTCAATAGATATGAAACGGTATAACTGGAGCATATCTTGCCAATATGCACAGAAAATTGAAAATGGGGAAATTACAGATTTGCTAAAAGATGTGATTGTGATGGGAATAGCACCTGGATTTTTCAAATCAATTGATGCCTGTGGAAATGATTTTACAGTCAGACCAATCACCAATTGTGGAAAAGGAGATCCCATGCAATCAATGATAATGGGCAATGGAGGACCAACAATCAGAGGAGTTGCAACAGTAAAGAGTGTGAATTGA
- a CDS encoding uracil-DNA glycosylase, translating to MNQKLEDIKQNVIECTECDLCKTRTNSVPGKGNFHSEVIFVGEAPGRNEDKSGEPFIGIAGKKLSEALEGAGITREEVYITNIVKCRPPNNRVPTAIERETCQDYLKEEISIIKPKIICILGNTAFNTLLGGSEITKFRGKLVQKNKQMYFLTVHPAATIYNQELIKVLKKDIVKLFDLVEELKNKKKVKIDIEYTT from the coding sequence ATGAATCAAAAATTAGAAGATATTAAACAAAATGTAATAGAATGTACAGAATGTGATCTATGTAAAACTAGAACTAATTCAGTTCCAGGGAAAGGAAATTTTCATTCAGAAGTGATATTTGTAGGAGAGGCACCTGGAAGAAACGAAGACAAGAGCGGAGAGCCATTTATCGGAATTGCAGGGAAAAAATTATCTGAAGCATTAGAAGGGGCAGGAATTACAAGAGAAGAAGTATACATCACCAACATAGTCAAATGCAGACCTCCAAATAACAGAGTTCCAACAGCGATTGAACGAGAAACATGTCAAGATTATCTTAAAGAAGAAATTTCAATTATTAAACCAAAAATTATTTGCATACTAGGAAATACAGCATTTAATACATTGTTAGGAGGTTCTGAAATTACAAAATTTAGAGGTAAACTAGTACAAAAAAATAAACAGATGTATTTTCTAACAGTTCATCCAGCAGCTACTATCTACAATCAAGAACTAATCAAAGTTTTGAAAAAAGACATTGTGAAGTTATTTGATCTAGTAGAAGAATTAAAAAATAAAAAAAAAGTGAAAATTGACATTGAATATACTACCTAG
- a CDS encoding DNA-3-methyladenine glycosylase, translated as MNILPREFYSKDTVNVAKNLLGKKIVRKIGKSEISGIITETEAYKHDDDPASHAFRKITDRNRVMFEEVGSAYVYFTYGMYFCFNVVARSPKVAAGAVLIRAIKPVKGIEIMQKNRKNPDLKNLTNGPAKLTQALKITKEHYGIDLTKKSELYISEGINPTKITATPRVGITKAVDKLWNFKIKN; from the coding sequence TTGAATATACTACCTAGAGAATTTTATTCAAAAGATACAGTTAATGTTGCAAAAAATCTCCTAGGAAAAAAAATAGTTAGAAAAATAGGAAAAAGCGAAATATCAGGAATAATTACAGAAACTGAAGCATACAAACATGATGATGATCCTGCAAGTCATGCATTTAGAAAAATTACAGATAGAAATAGAGTCATGTTTGAAGAAGTAGGTTCTGCTTATGTCTATTTTACATATGGAATGTATTTTTGCTTTAATGTTGTGGCTAGATCCCCAAAAGTTGCTGCAGGAGCAGTACTAATTCGAGCAATTAAGCCTGTAAAAGGAATAGAAATCATGCAAAAAAATAGAAAAAATCCAGATTTAAAGAACCTCACTAATGGTCCTGCAAAATTAACTCAGGCCCTAAAAATCACCAAAGAACATTATGGAATAGATTTAACAAAAAAATCAGAATTATACATTTCTGAAGGAATCAATCCAACAAAAATTACCGCAACACCAAGAGTAGGCATAACAAAAGCAGTAGACAAATTATGGAATTTTAAAATAAAAAATTAA
- a CDS encoding VTT domain-containing protein has translation MDFVDLFPFAPEVGYLSLSLVNFFGSLVPFVPLPGFLLLATMSVGDQYDLHVLALLSAITATVAKQIIFYVSYGGRKIIKEQTRKRMRPFERLVKRYGAGAAFFAAATPIPDDLVYVPLGLAKYNPKRFFIATLIGKIVLSYSIVFISHHLGLSLVEPFLENIDDATPVYIGIIIFGVMMTSVIVLLLRLDWAKILGRFAPWTLDENNKD, from the coding sequence GTGGATTTTGTTGATCTATTTCCATTTGCTCCTGAAGTAGGATATCTCAGCTTATCCTTGGTGAATTTCTTTGGCTCTCTAGTTCCGTTTGTTCCGTTGCCTGGATTTTTACTTCTTGCAACTATGTCTGTTGGTGATCAATATGATCTGCATGTCTTAGCATTACTTTCAGCAATTACTGCAACTGTAGCAAAACAAATTATTTTTTACGTCAGCTACGGTGGTAGAAAAATTATCAAAGAACAAACACGAAAGAGAATGCGACCTTTTGAGCGATTGGTTAAAAGATATGGTGCAGGTGCCGCTTTTTTTGCAGCAGCAACACCGATACCCGATGATTTGGTATACGTTCCTTTAGGTCTTGCAAAATACAATCCGAAGAGATTTTTTATTGCAACTTTGATTGGAAAAATTGTTCTTAGTTATTCTATTGTGTTTATTTCACATCATTTGGGGTTGTCTCTAGTTGAACCTTTTCTAGAAAACATTGACGATGCAACTCCTGTTTACATTGGAATAATCATTTTTGGTGTGATGATGACTTCTGTAATTGTTTTGCTTTTGAGATTAGATTGGGCAAAAATTCTTGGAAGATTTGCACCATGGACTCTGGATGAAAATAACAAAGATTAA
- a CDS encoding ABC transporter ATP-binding protein, giving the protein MTFLTVNGLSAKYSSSKGPVYAVDDVDFELKTGESIGIAGESACGKSTLGLSIIRMLSGGTANGMIVFDGNSILDLDESAFDNEYRWKKISMIFQGAMNSLDPVFTINEQFMEILKQHTFKGDSKQLILDAMNSVNLDENVLKKYPHELSGGMKQRVIIAMALLLKPQFVIADEPTTALDVLIQAQIINLLKSLKKDGMSFMLITHDLAVLSEIADKIGIMYGGQMVEFGSSEEIYKNPKHPYTQGLLESIPTLKGNVPKYIKGIPPSLLDAPTQCRFIDRCPLAIEKCRELPPKFKTDTGYVRCWLYEDDK; this is encoded by the coding sequence ATGACGTTTCTTACAGTTAATGGATTATCTGCAAAGTACTCTTCATCAAAAGGTCCTGTTTATGCAGTAGATGATGTTGATTTTGAATTAAAAACTGGTGAATCTATTGGAATCGCAGGTGAAAGTGCATGTGGAAAAAGTACTTTGGGCTTATCTATAATCCGAATGCTTTCTGGAGGTACTGCAAATGGGATGATAGTTTTTGATGGTAATTCTATTTTAGATCTTGACGAATCTGCATTTGATAATGAATACAGATGGAAAAAAATTTCTATGATTTTTCAAGGTGCGATGAATTCTCTTGATCCTGTCTTTACAATAAATGAACAATTTATGGAAATTTTAAAACAACATACTTTCAAGGGTGACTCAAAACAACTGATCTTAGATGCAATGAATTCTGTTAATCTTGATGAAAACGTTCTAAAAAAATATCCTCATGAGCTTAGTGGTGGAATGAAACAAAGAGTCATTATTGCAATGGCCTTATTACTGAAACCACAATTTGTGATTGCAGACGAACCTACTACTGCATTAGATGTTTTAATTCAAGCACAAATAATCAATTTACTCAAATCTCTCAAAAAAGATGGCATGTCTTTTATGTTAATTACGCATGATTTAGCAGTTTTATCTGAAATTGCAGATAAAATTGGCATTATGTATGGAGGTCAAATGGTGGAGTTTGGCTCCTCAGAAGAAATATACAAGAATCCTAAACATCCTTACACTCAAGGTCTTTTAGAATCCATCCCTACTTTGAAAGGCAATGTTCCAAAATACATTAAAGGAATTCCTCCTAGTCTACTTGATGCTCCAACTCAATGTAGGTTTATTGATAGATGTCCTTTAGCCATTGAAAAATGTAGAGAATTGCCTCCAAAATTCAAAACTGATACGGGCTATGTTAGATGTTGGTTATATGAAGATGATAAATAA